GACCTCGGTCGTGTGGACGGTTCTGGCTCCGAGTGGGAACGCGCGTCCGGTGCTGCGCGCACTGCGCGACCTGCTGCAGGACGCGCCGCGTCAGCTCACGGTGACCTACATGGATGTGCCGGCGATGGACCCGAGCGCGCCGGCCGGCGCGACGATCAGCGCCTGCTGGATCGGTGACGACGAGGCCGCGTCTGCGGCAGCACTGGCGCCGCTGACAACGCTGGAGGGGGTCACCGTCACCGAGTCGGGCGTGCGCTCCTATCCGGACATCCTGCAGGACATGCCCGCCGCCGACCCCGACCAGCCGATGCCCGGCTTCGTGGGCGGCAATACGCTCGCCGTCGACCTCTCCGACGCGATGATCGATCTGCTCGCCACGTTCCGCGAGGCGCACAGCGCGTCCGTGCTGTTCCTGCGGTCGCTCGGCGGCGCCTTCGCGGACGTCGGGCAGGAGGCCGGCGCCTTCCCCGCGCGGGATGCCACGTGGTTCGCGATGGCCGGGGCCTTCGACATCCCCGGCATGCTCGACGAGAGCGAGCGGGCCGCCGCTGAGGCGGAGTGGGATGCGATCGAGCAGCTCGGTGCCGGGGTCTACGGCAACTTCACGACCTCGACCGACCCCTCCTGGGTCGCGCGGATGTATCCGCCTGCGACCCTTGCGCGGCTGACCGAGGTCAAGAAGCGCTGGGACCCGCGGAACGTGTTCTCACGCACCCACAACGTGCTGCCGGTGTAGCGGCGGTCAGTGGGTGTCCTCGGCCTCGATCTCGGTCCGGTCACCGGACCACAGCGTGTGGAACGTGCCCTCCTTGTCGATGCGCTTGTACGTGTGCGCCCCGAAGAAGTCGCGCTGACCCTGGACGAGCGCGGCGGGGAGGCGCTCGGCGCGCAGACCGTCGTAGTACGACAGCGACGACGAGAAGGCGGGAGCAGGGATCCCGGCCGCGGCGGCGGTCGAGACGATGCGACGCCACGAATCCTGTGCGCGGCCCAGGGCCTCGACGAAGTACGGAGCGGTCAGCAGGACGGGCAGGTCGGGGG
This portion of the Microbacterium pygmaeum genome encodes:
- a CDS encoding FAD-binding oxidoreductase: MDVTNLRGAVAAVLTADDEGWDAARAYHSGVGSPVALVRPTSVDEVAAAVRWAAEAGEPVVVRGGGHSAWGAVPGGLTIDLSAFDDVAVDGTRVSVGGGATWGAVARQLAESGVGLSSGDTASVGVGGLTLGGGIGWMARAWGLASDQLVGAQLVTATGDLLEVSADAEPELFWALRGGGGNFGVVTRFDFQAHPLTSVVWTVLAPSGNARPVLRALRDLLQDAPRQLTVTYMDVPAMDPSAPAGATISACWIGDDEAASAAALAPLTTLEGVTVTESGVRSYPDILQDMPAADPDQPMPGFVGGNTLAVDLSDAMIDLLATFREAHSASVLFLRSLGGAFADVGQEAGAFPARDATWFAMAGAFDIPGMLDESERAAAEAEWDAIEQLGAGVYGNFTTSTDPSWVARMYPPATLARLTEVKKRWDPRNVFSRTHNVLPV